The Arachis hypogaea cultivar Tifrunner chromosome 16, arahy.Tifrunner.gnm2.J5K5, whole genome shotgun sequence genome contains a region encoding:
- the LOC112759001 gene encoding transcription factor bHLH14-like, which yields MEDMIISPSSSSSLVSIPQENTPTLQQKLHFLLQNQLPEWWVYGIFWHTTNDDNGNLFLSWGDGHFQGAKDASSPRLIPHYPISATDRCRKFNNSNNNNDGEWFYVMSLTRTFPMGEASYSSLPGKAFGSGSPIWLNGDLQFCDCDRAKEAYMHGIRTLVHIPTTDGVLEMGSYDLITENWTLLQQTKSLFGSQHQQLNPIQFFDDQNISFADIGIIAGVQEEENSHEEDAVRKRKETEALNNKKKNKDHSSMGKFGSSRQSSFVDSEHSDSDCGAPMAAAEKRLPKKRGRKPGIGRETPLNHVEAERQRREKLNHRFYALRAVVPNVSRMDKASLLSDAVSYINELKAKIEELETQVQKESSINNNNKKVKVETGDSMDNQSTTTTSSVDQNNNENEAAEVQVEVEVEVKMIGEEAAMVRVQSESGTHPGAKLLNALRELEFQVQHGSIWCVNESSIMLQHVLVKLPEGITMRTEQALKSAILSRLLDHHNQ from the coding sequence atggAGGACATGATAATCTCTCCCTCCTCATCATCTTCTCTGGTGTCTATCCCACAAGAAAACACACCAACCCTTCAGCAAAAGCTTCACTTCCTACTCCAAAACCAGTTACCAGAATGGTGGGTCTATGGCATCTTCTGGCACACAACCAACGACGACAATGGCAATCTCTTCCTCTCCTGGGGAGACGGCCATTTCCAAGGCGCCAAAGACGCCTCCTCCCCGAGACTTATTCCTCATTACCCCATTTCAGCGACGGACAGATGCAGAAAGTtcaacaacagcaacaataacAATGACGGAGAATGGTTCTACGTGATGTCTTTGACACGCACCTTTCCTATGGGCGAAGCTTCATATTCTTCGCTACCCGGGAAGGCCTTTGGTTCGGGGTCTCCCATCTGGCTCAACGGGGACCTTCAATTCTGCGACTGTGACAGAGCTAAAGAAGCTTACATGCATGGCATTCGAACTCTCGTACACATTCCAACCACAGATGGCGTTCTTGAAATGGGTTCCTACGATCTCATCACTGAAAACTGGACTCTCCTTCAACAAACCAAGTCCCTCTTTGGATCGCAACACCAGCAACTCAATCCTATACAGTTCTTCGACGACCAGAACATCTCCTTCGCTGACATTGGCATTATCGCCGgcgttcaagaagaagaaaactCACACGAAGAAGATGCCGTCAGAAAGAGAAAGGAAACGGAGGCACTCaacaacaagaaaaagaataaggaTCACTCGTCAATGGGGAAGTTTGGATCATCGCGTCAATCGTCCTTCGTGGATTCGGAGCATTCAGACTCGGACTGTGGTGCACCAATGGCGGCAGCAGAGAAGAGGTTGCcgaagaagagagggaggaaaCCAGGGATAGGGCGTGAAACCCCGCTGAACCACGTGGAGGCAGAGCGGCAGCGGAGGGAGAAGCTCAACCACCGGTTCTATGCTCTGAGGGCGGTGGTTCCAAACGTGTCAAGGATGGACAAGGCTTCTTTGCTTTCCGACGCGGTGTCTTACATCAACGAGCTGAAGGCAAAGATCGAAGAGTTAGAGACTCAGGTTCAGAAGGAGTCATcgatcaacaacaataataagaaGGTGAAGGTTGAAACTGGCGACAGCATGGACAACCAGAGCACCACCACAACCTCCTCCGTGGACCAAAACAATAACGAGAATGAGGCGGCAGAGGTGCAGGtcgaggtggaggtggaggtgaagATGATAGGAGAAGAGGCGGCGATGGTGAGGGTTCAGTCGGAGAGTGGGACCCACCCTGGTGCGAAACTGTTGAATGCATTGCGGGAATTGGAGTTTCAAGTGCAGCATGGAAGCATTTGGTGCGTCAACGAGAGCAGCATCATGCTCCAACACGTTCTTGTGAAGCTTCCAGAAGGGATCACGATGAGAACTGAACAAGCGCTTAAATCTGCCATTCTAAGCAGATTATTGGATCATCATAATCAGTAA